The Carassius carassius chromosome 16, fCarCar2.1, whole genome shotgun sequence genome window below encodes:
- the LOC132159660 gene encoding protein shisa-5-like, translating to MASNILGFLLMSAGLFTTTLGFETCSLYKRDSVVCDFWRSEFCCGTCDESYCCSDPQKKLTIRAQTKCHFKDISHLPKRSPQSDAVSIAVGASIIGLVVIIILFLICWVGPRCYLYKRFRNPSPVITTPTVVTTQYLPQPSAVIQGSQYLPCQALPNNPLYGGQPIPAGPPPSYQETVGPGYTFPFHDGGQATHLLQSSLPTDYTSPQPAYNPAYTGSVAKTSN from the exons ATGGCTTCCAACATCCTTGGTTTTCTTCTGATGTCCGCAGGATTATTCACGACTACATTAG gCTTTGAGACATGCAGCCTGTATAAGAGAGACTCGGTAGTCTGTGATTTTTGGAGATCTGAGTTCTGCTGTGGGACCTGTGATGAAAGTTACTGCTGCTCTGATCCACAAAAAAAATTGACTATTAGAGCACAAACTAAATGTCATTT CAAAGACATCAGCCATTTGCCTAAACGTTCTCCTCAAAGCGACGCTGTTTCTATCGCTGTAGGTGCCTCCATAATAGGGCTTGTAGTCATCATCATTTTGTTCCTCATCTGCTGGGTCGGTCCACGCTGCTATCTCTATAAGAGGTTCAGAAATCCTAGCC CTGTGATTACGACCCCTACGGTCGTCACGACACAATACCTTCCCCAGCCTTCAGCAGTCATTCAGGGCAGTCAGTACCTTCCCTGCCAGGCTTTGCCAAATAACCCACTTTATGGAGGCCAACCGATTCCAGCTGGACCACCACCCTCGTATCAGGAGACTG TAGGTCCAGGGTATACTTTTCCATTCCATGATGGAGGACAGGCCACACATCTTCTACAGTCATCACTGCCCACAGACTACACCTCACCTCAACCAGCATACAACCCTGCTTACACCGGTTCAGTCGCCAAGACCAGTAACTAA